A genomic segment from Aegilops tauschii subsp. strangulata cultivar AL8/78 chromosome 1, Aet v6.0, whole genome shotgun sequence encodes:
- the LOC120972581 gene encoding uncharacterized protein, translating to MASSEGNYHRRGPYFDGTNFASWKHRMKMHILDHNPAVLAIMRIVLQGQYFEDGREPDRVASAEELKMSQYNVQPCDILFNGLCPEEFNKISRLENAKEIWDTLVDMHERTKSVKESKLDVLQSQLDKFKMKDGEGVVEMYSRLALITNEIVGLGSEEMTDRFIIKKILRALDGKYDTVCTLIQMMPNYNDLKPTEVIGRIIAHEMSLKDKEGLHNKSSGAYKASCDAPITSSEKQVFNEELSLMVKNFDKFYKSRSKDRSSKSRSYNDKRSSSHYHNCYNCGRPGHYSNECATPYKRREDSPKSKSKRDESPPTERRSRDDRYERRPSRRSKDSERKDKSSKSYTRRRHQAHVGEWVSGSDSGNYSVRSYHSGSEYTQDEGVAGLALVPSNSYDIFDSPNEGIGRCFMAKGPKVSHPEYVDFNSDEDDWLGDDDLLVDNTSDENYDEISINHANQDEMNDNDKKEIERLTIELNTLKLAHETTLEDHRELFKTREKLRFEKLNLEQEHGFLKAINDDLRKKSSSYIAKRLLLSTYMPQGKSSNKSKEDSSSISNNNHVKSNVVASSSSLDSTNDSLSQVTLEQETSLLKGILEKCVYKSLAGSKQFEEIVRKQGRHQKN from the coding sequence atggcgtctagcgagggaaattaccaccgtagaggtccttactttgatggtactaattttgctagttggaagcataggatgaaaatgcatattcttgatCATAACCCCGCCGTTTTGGCTATTATGCGTATTGTCTTGCAAGGGCAATACTTCGAGGATGGAAGAGAACCGGATCGTGTAGCGTCtgcggaagaattgaagatgtcGCAATACAATGTTCAACCTtgcgatattctcttcaacggattgtgccccgaagaattcaacaaaatcagccgccttgagaatgcaaaggaaatttgggatactttggttgatatgcacgaACGTACCaagtccgtcaaggaatccaaattggatgtgcttcaaagtcaacttgacaagttcaaaatgaaggatggtgaaggagtcgttgaaatgtactctaggcttgctctcatcacaaatgagattgtcggcttaggaagcgaagagatgaccgacagattcatcatcaagaagatcctaagagccttggatggaaaatatgatactgtgtgcaccttgatccaaatgatgcccaattacaacgatctcaagccaacggaagtcattggtagaattattgctcatgagatgtcactcaaggataaggaagggctccacaacaagtcaagtggtgcttacaaagcttcatgtgatgctcctataacatcaagtgagaaacaagtcttcaatgaagaattgagcttaatggtgaagaacttcgacaaattctacaagagtagaagcaaggataGAAGTTCCAaatcaaggtcctacaatgacaaaagatcttctagtcattatcacaattgctacaattgtggaagacctggacactactccaatgagtgtgcGACTCCCTACAagagaagagaagattcacctaAAAGTAAAAGTAAAAGGGATGAATCACCACCAacagagagaaggagtagagatgatcgctatgaacgaagaccctctcgtagaagcaaagattcggaaaggaaggacaagtcatcaaagagctacacaagacgaagacatcaagctcacgttggtgaatgggtatctggTTCCGACTCCGGCAACTACTCCgtgagaagttatcactccggctctgaatatactcaagatgaaggtgttgccggtcttgcacttgtgccatccaactcctatgacatatttgactcaccaaatgaaggaattggaagatgcttcatggctaaaggacctaaggtatcacaccctgagtatgttgatttcaatagtgatgaagatgattggctaggtgatgatgatttacttgttgacaacactagtgatgaaaactatgatgaaatttctattaatcatgctaatcaagatgaaatgaatgacaatgataagaaggagattgagcgtctaactatagaactaaacactcttaagttagctcatgaaactactcTAGAGGATCATCGAGAGCTTTTTAAGACTcgtgagaagctacgctttgagaagctcaatttagagcaagagcatgggttcttaaaagcaatcaatgatgatcttcgaaagaaaagttcttcttacattgccaagcgtttactcttgtctacttatatgccacaaggaaaatctagcaacaagagcaaggaagattcttcttctattagtaacaataatcatgtcaaatccaatgttgttgcttctagtagttctcttgattccactaatgattctcttagccaagttacacttgagcaagaaactAGCTTGTTGAAGGGAATTTTAGAGAAatgtgtttacaagagccttgccggaagtaagcaatttgaggaaattgtacgcaagcaaggaaggcaccagaagaattaa